One part of the Streptomyces lydicus genome encodes these proteins:
- a CDS encoding 6-pyruvoyl trahydropterin synthase family protein — protein sequence MTFRITKKFEFSASHRLAGLPPEHQCARMHGHNYVIELELGADDADLLPVGFVRDYGELSTFKAWLDEHLDHRHLNDVMDENPTAEHMAAWIYKTWSTKFPELTCVRISETPKTWAEYRP from the coding sequence ATGACATTTCGCATCACGAAGAAGTTTGAATTCTCGGCCAGTCATCGGCTTGCCGGCCTTCCGCCTGAGCACCAGTGTGCCCGAATGCACGGGCATAACTATGTGATCGAGCTGGAGCTTGGAGCCGATGACGCGGATCTGTTGCCCGTGGGCTTCGTTCGAGACTACGGAGAATTGTCCACATTCAAGGCATGGCTGGACGAGCATCTTGACCATCGGCATCTGAACGATGTGATGGACGAAAATCCGACGGCTGAGCACATGGCGGCCTGGATCTACAAGACATGGTCGACGAAGTTTCCCGAGTTGACCTGTGTGCGCATCTCAGAAACTCCCAAGACGTGGGCCGAGTACCGGCCGTGA
- a CDS encoding 7-carboxy-7-deazaguanine synthase QueE encodes MEQDLVVNEIFGPTVQGEGRSLGRRCAFLRLGGCNLSCSWCDTPYTWDWTGAAEGGVAHDPRKELHRRPVEEVVAELFGFDTELIVISGGEPLGQQERLIPLVAALTERGKEIEIETNGTHAAHPELIAAGVRFNVSPKLSHSGDPRQRRIVPAALANLSALPESTFKFVCQNTRDLDEVAELVAAFDLSSVWIMPIGRSADDVTKHMSELADAVVERGWNLTTRLHTLVWDDKRGV; translated from the coding sequence ATGGAGCAGGATCTCGTAGTGAACGAAATCTTCGGTCCGACCGTCCAGGGCGAGGGCCGGTCCTTGGGACGCAGGTGCGCGTTCCTGCGACTCGGCGGGTGCAACCTGTCGTGCTCGTGGTGCGATACGCCCTACACGTGGGACTGGACCGGAGCCGCTGAGGGCGGGGTCGCCCACGATCCGCGTAAGGAGCTGCACCGCCGGCCGGTCGAAGAGGTGGTCGCAGAATTGTTCGGCTTCGACACCGAACTGATCGTGATCTCCGGCGGTGAGCCCCTGGGCCAGCAAGAGCGACTGATTCCACTGGTGGCGGCACTGACCGAACGTGGCAAAGAGATCGAGATCGAGACCAACGGGACGCACGCCGCACACCCCGAACTCATTGCCGCCGGCGTCAGGTTCAACGTGTCGCCGAAGCTGTCGCACTCGGGCGACCCCCGGCAGCGCAGGATTGTCCCTGCCGCACTCGCCAATCTTTCGGCGCTGCCGGAAAGTACGTTCAAGTTCGTCTGCCAGAACACCCGCGATCTCGACGAAGTGGCCGAGCTGGTAGCCGCCTTCGACCTGTCCTCGGTATGGATCATGCCGATCGGGCGCAGCGCCGACGATGTCACAAAGCACATGAGCGAGTTGGCCGACGCGGTGGTAGAGCGCGGCTGGAACCTGACGACCAGACTGCACACCTTGGTGTGGGACGACAAACGCGGCGTGTGA
- a CDS encoding class I SAM-dependent methyltransferase, giving the protein MTMDAEFYSRVAERFGGYLSDARSTDVFPDGRPDAVFDELATALGAPQARLLDVGCADGRSLLRISPAYGAVTGIDLSTSMLECAARYRAEAGLSHVTFELCDAARTGLPDGYADVVTSRRGPLIADEFERVLRPGGVVMYMGIGEQDARELKESFGRGQNFDSWNGRPLSEEIAQELSDAGFVVTRNQAFRFEEFYHSAGDLDTFLHQVPIVDNYDSAADKEAFDRYVAAVSVEQGVRLSRHWFIVQAQKPAAVEPSHS; this is encoded by the coding sequence ATGACGATGGACGCGGAGTTCTACTCCCGGGTGGCCGAGCGGTTCGGCGGCTATTTGAGCGATGCGCGGAGCACCGACGTATTCCCCGACGGCCGCCCGGACGCCGTCTTCGATGAACTGGCGACGGCACTGGGAGCGCCGCAGGCCCGACTGCTGGATGTCGGCTGCGCCGACGGGCGGAGTCTGCTGCGCATCTCTCCGGCGTACGGCGCCGTGACCGGGATAGATCTGTCGACGTCGATGCTGGAATGCGCCGCGCGGTATCGAGCGGAGGCAGGGCTGTCGCACGTCACGTTCGAGCTGTGCGACGCCGCCCGGACGGGGCTGCCCGATGGCTACGCCGATGTGGTCACCTCCCGCCGCGGTCCGCTGATCGCCGATGAGTTCGAGCGGGTGCTGCGCCCCGGTGGGGTCGTGATGTACATGGGGATCGGGGAGCAGGACGCACGCGAGCTGAAGGAGTCGTTCGGTCGCGGCCAGAACTTCGACAGCTGGAACGGCAGGCCCTTGTCGGAGGAGATTGCTCAAGAACTGTCCGATGCGGGCTTCGTCGTGACGAGAAACCAGGCGTTCCGTTTCGAGGAGTTCTACCACTCGGCGGGAGATCTGGACACTTTTCTGCACCAAGTGCCGATCGTCGACAACTACGACTCGGCGGCGGACAAGGAAGCATTCGATCGCTATGTCGCCGCGGTGTCCGTCGAGCAGGGCGTCCGGCTGAGTCGGCATTGGTTCATCGTGCAGGCGCAGAAGCCGGCGGCCGTCGAGCCGTCCCACTCATAG
- the folE gene encoding GTP cyclohydrolase I: protein MSVTKLDLDSEPSASGTTEDPLVGLARQLLEEIGENPNREGLRDTPARFARWWREFINYDPGSLGTLFESIGTSQLVVVSDIQVWSLCEHHLLPFNCSVTIAYRPTGQLLGLSKFARVAHQYAHKLQVQERLVDQIALEISTLSGTPDVAVIAKGEHLCMSMRGIKAAAQMTSTAYRGEFSTDAGLRGELFDLLRA, encoded by the coding sequence ATGTCGGTGACAAAATTGGACCTCGACAGCGAGCCGTCCGCCTCGGGGACGACCGAGGACCCACTGGTCGGACTCGCCCGCCAACTCCTGGAGGAGATCGGCGAGAACCCGAATCGCGAAGGACTGCGCGACACACCTGCGCGCTTCGCTCGCTGGTGGCGAGAGTTCATCAACTACGACCCGGGTTCGCTGGGCACGCTCTTCGAGTCCATCGGCACGAGCCAGCTCGTAGTTGTCTCGGACATTCAGGTCTGGTCGCTGTGCGAGCACCACCTCCTGCCGTTCAACTGCTCCGTGACGATCGCGTACCGCCCGACGGGGCAACTGCTCGGGCTGTCGAAGTTTGCCAGGGTCGCCCATCAGTACGCCCACAAGCTGCAGGTCCAAGAGCGTCTCGTGGACCAGATCGCGCTCGAGATCAGCACCCTGAGCGGGACCCCGGACGTCGCGGTCATAGCGAAGGGCGAGCACCTTTGCATGTCGATGCGTGGCATCAAGGCTGCCGCGCAGATGACATCGACCGCATATCGCGGGGAGTTCAGCACGGACGCCGGGCTCCGGGGCGAGCTGTTCGACTTGCTCCGGGCGTGA